Proteins from a single region of Streptomyces sp. Tu 3180:
- a CDS encoding SDR family NAD(P)-dependent oxidoreductase translates to MLNDIRRESIAMAPEGTRVPLRHLCREQAGTTDPAAGAPPGAGSGLDEDLLSRLLLLQLMSAGRLSGAAPAPLPGGGLRRWLDESVRRLRVGGLLSGSPSRPVPAVTVDGSAAWSEWEEHGADARGDTGRRARFTLLDATLRALPGILRGEVLATDVMFPDSSMELVERIYRDNPLSDRFNGILADAAAAVVREIVRADPAARVRILEIGAGTGGGSVTVLERLEPFAAHVETYSYTDLSKSFLMYAEEEYGPRYPYLDYRLFDVEEPLAEQGIAPGSYDLVLATNVLHATKDIRRTLRNAKGALKRHGVLLANELSSHSLFTHLTFGLLDGWWLYEDDELRMPGGPGLSPETWEEVLDDEGFDSVSFPALRLHELGYQVIAAESDGVVRQAAREAAAPTAPAGETVDEPPARPESREAASGEATEQRVRDTVFEQLRLSLKLDRSRIGADDAFMDYGVDSIIGVRLIQEINRALGTDLATTDLFDHGSVNRLARHIVDHALPAAPAEPAAPRPTGQRVAPEEPAPSSSASRRPAGTHAGLTAAGAPAREPIAVVGMSGRFAGSAGVEQLWEHLAQGHDLTGPVSRWDLSRYHPADAQGCERGSFIDGIDRFDPAFFNISGVEATYMDPQQRLFLEESWKALEDAGYAGSGTRGRRVGVYVGCQESGYAQLFGAEAPPQSMWGNALSAMPARISYHLDLQGPAIAVDTACSSSLVAVHLACQGLWGGETEMALAGGVSLQCTPQFYVLAGRAGMLSASGRCHAFDDRADGFVPGEGVGVLVLKRLGDALADGDHIRGVISGSGINQDGASNGITAPSAASQERLETSVYDTFGIRPDGIQMMEAHGTGTKLGDPIEYRALKQAFRRYTDRRDYCALGSVKSNLGHTITAAGVAGAIKVLLSLEHRTIPPSINFERANAHIDLSDSPFYVNTVNRPWAAGSDGTRRAAVSSFGVSGTNAHIVFEEAPGAVRPSTATTVPTTHLVTLSAATAGQLVEQAERLIDHCEQRPGLDPGDIAFTLLVGRRHLAHRLAWVVRDSAELVRTLRTWLDGEQSPRLSAGQVPAQGIEERAALRNLGNDCLRQAATDPASRTESLSTVADLYVQGYDLDYAALFGTGRHTRVPLPTYPFARDRYWVPEQRVLAPARPGTAGPHPLLHEDVSDFAARRYRTRFTGEEHFLTDHVVKGRKVLPGVACLEMARAAAALTPGTSGPGGGADAVALRNVVWARPVAVDAEPVTLVTSLTAKGPDEADYEITGTPGPASGAAPVVHSQGQVVRRAVTQAQLDLPALRAACDQLELTAAELYRAYEAIGFRYGPSHRGLERLHIGRGQILARLVLPGSVRAARDAFVLHPSLLDATLQASLGIGLATGAAEALDVSGMKPSLPFGLDELEVLGGCPESMWAWIRFGAGSRADGQVFKLDIDLCDDGGRVRVRIRGMSYRVLEGEVGGHGPDAVSCVSFLPVWREAPPGGDPDVAPQERVVLLPDLPVLGELLARRDPAARLLRLTSAAPGIAERFTEYTVQALDHLRRLMAEGVRHGVRVQLVVPDEAGLAATRGLLGLLKSAQAEEPGLLPQVVVVDPAETAERTMSRLAAARRHPDASCVRFRADRVEVLGWREGGTSAEARVPWRSGGVYLVTGGLGGVGTLVARDMAEVRDVTIVLAGRSPLGPEQESLLDALRDRGADVRHARVDVTRAAAVRSLVDGILREHGALHGIIHAAGVLRDGLVRGKTADDCRAVLAPKVAGLVNLDEASRDVPLDFLVSFSGAAGVFGNAGQSDYAAANAFLDAYTHHRRQLVDRGERSGASVSVDWPLWAEGGMRVDPGTEAMMRERLGMTPMPTGAGLGALYAALEAPHSQVLVVAGDADRIRRAVLGRPAAPEASRPAPPRSAAPVDGPRTGPVPVPAVGRTRQATGGAADPVRTAVVAWLRQTLSEVLQVPGHRIDAAAPFEQFGIDSVLALSLTNRLETEFGSLSKTLFFEHRNLHELSAYFLQAHADAVRTVVGVHGEPDRFAASDAGAAVTVVRPPAPAEAPSPAETVRPAPRPVTREDAIAVIGLAGRYPGAQDLDEFWENLVAGRDCVTEVPRDRWKHDPSDDSDRSGPGTPAGWGGFLDGAADFDAPFFNVSPREAAIMDPQTRLFLECVWTLLESSGYTRDRLRDAHGGRVGVYVGAMYQHYQLLSSDLAHESITSVMSHGAIANRVSHFFDLQGPSLAIDTTCSSSLVAIHMACEELRRGGSDMVIAGGVNLSLHPKKYLGLSLTGLTGSDPGSRALLDGDGFVPAEGVGAVLLKPLSSALRDGDEVLAVIRSSATNHKGRTSGPMVPSPARQERLIAENLERAGVHPRTISCAEVSANGSQMGDAIEFAALRDAFGARTRDERFCAIGTVKSTLGNMEAASGIAQLSKVVLQLAHRRLVPFAGKGRLNPGVELAGTAFYLPQEAEPWQRPVVDLDGEEREYPLRATVNSFGAGGSNAHLVVEEYTAEPEADDAVVPAPRESAPAPQIVVLSARTEDRLRAVASRLLEFLSTRADLSLEDVAHTLRCGREAMHVRLALVTGNLKGLAAGLTHYLDGSEGSAPVPLFTGNAGRDDSDLDLLLGGRAGEALVRELLAENHLEKLALLWARGGKVPWESVRHGDRTPRLLRSLPGYPFDRKRYWVPAPQGGDATTAVTAPAAVTPPPSAATAGGAADRITATVADLLGMRTDELDLATPLEDLGFSSIHATQLLQALRIEVDPLADLRALSECRSTRDLVRRFGSGAGASGGTGPAPVAPVRIPEVVHLNAAREGRPVFWFHGGLGGVEVYASITDSIERPFYGIQARGWMTDSEPLHGIRALSTHYAQIIRTVQPEGPYDLGGYSFGGLLAYEVTRRLQEQGGTVESIVMVDTYDDSVGEVTMSRPDMLLQQVNALLFAASKPAPKDFADTLVSVREIDWGQDEDALLDRMLTLARQRGLRGDPRTLRTRVLRNLAVQEAYGLLDYDIAPLPRPESVACFYFRNRSGLFYGEMEPLFSTQEDGAVLDNAVYWAQWQRHLPNFHQIDVDSANHFVMLGDPAALTTVRSFCKLLYSGERGRRLPVAKAWVTRHQKARDTK, encoded by the coding sequence ATGCTGAACGACATCCGGCGCGAATCCATCGCGATGGCGCCCGAAGGCACGCGGGTTCCCCTGCGCCACCTGTGCCGGGAGCAGGCCGGTACGACGGATCCGGCAGCGGGCGCGCCGCCCGGTGCCGGATCCGGCCTGGACGAGGACCTGCTGAGCCGCCTGCTGCTTCTCCAGCTCATGAGCGCGGGCCGGTTGTCCGGAGCGGCTCCGGCCCCGCTCCCCGGCGGCGGACTGCGGCGCTGGCTGGACGAATCCGTGCGCCGGCTGCGCGTCGGCGGGCTGCTGAGCGGCTCCCCCTCGCGGCCGGTCCCGGCGGTGACGGTGGACGGCTCCGCCGCGTGGTCGGAATGGGAGGAACACGGCGCCGACGCACGGGGGGACACCGGCCGGCGCGCGCGGTTCACGCTGCTCGACGCCACGCTGCGGGCGCTGCCGGGCATCCTGCGCGGCGAGGTGCTCGCCACCGACGTGATGTTCCCCGACTCGTCGATGGAGCTGGTCGAGCGCATCTACCGGGACAACCCCCTCTCCGACCGCTTCAACGGGATTCTCGCGGACGCCGCGGCCGCCGTGGTGCGGGAGATCGTCCGCGCCGACCCGGCCGCCCGCGTCCGCATCCTGGAGATCGGCGCCGGCACCGGCGGCGGGAGCGTCACCGTCCTCGAGCGGCTGGAGCCCTTCGCGGCGCACGTCGAGACGTACTCCTACACGGATCTGTCGAAGTCCTTCCTGATGTACGCGGAGGAGGAGTACGGGCCGCGGTACCCCTACTTGGACTACCGGTTGTTCGACGTCGAGGAACCGCTGGCCGAGCAGGGCATCGCCCCCGGTTCCTACGACCTCGTCCTGGCCACCAACGTGCTGCACGCCACGAAGGACATCCGCCGGACGCTGCGCAACGCCAAAGGCGCGCTCAAGCGGCACGGAGTCCTGCTGGCGAACGAGCTCTCCTCCCACTCGCTCTTCACCCACCTGACGTTCGGCCTCCTCGACGGCTGGTGGCTCTACGAGGACGACGAGCTGCGCATGCCGGGCGGCCCCGGCCTCTCCCCGGAGACCTGGGAGGAGGTGCTCGACGACGAGGGATTCGACTCCGTGTCCTTCCCGGCGCTGCGGCTGCACGAGCTGGGCTACCAGGTGATCGCCGCGGAAAGCGACGGCGTCGTCCGGCAGGCGGCCCGGGAGGCCGCGGCCCCGACGGCCCCGGCGGGGGAAACGGTCGACGAGCCCCCCGCCCGGCCGGAGAGCCGGGAGGCCGCCTCCGGCGAGGCGACGGAACAGCGGGTCAGGGACACGGTCTTCGAGCAGCTGAGACTGTCGTTGAAGCTCGACCGGTCACGGATCGGCGCGGATGACGCCTTCATGGACTACGGTGTCGATTCGATCATCGGTGTGCGGCTGATCCAGGAGATCAACCGTGCGCTCGGCACCGACCTCGCCACGACCGACCTCTTCGACCACGGTTCCGTCAACCGGCTGGCGCGGCACATCGTCGACCACGCGCTCCCGGCGGCACCGGCCGAACCCGCCGCACCGCGGCCGACCGGGCAGCGGGTCGCGCCCGAGGAGCCCGCGCCGTCTTCATCCGCGTCCCGGCGGCCCGCCGGGACGCACGCGGGGCTGACCGCCGCGGGCGCCCCGGCCAGGGAGCCCATCGCCGTCGTCGGCATGAGCGGCAGGTTCGCCGGTTCGGCCGGCGTCGAGCAGCTCTGGGAGCACCTCGCACAGGGCCACGACCTCACCGGGCCCGTCTCGCGGTGGGACCTGTCGCGCTACCACCCGGCCGACGCGCAGGGCTGCGAACGCGGCAGCTTCATCGACGGGATCGACCGCTTCGACCCGGCCTTCTTCAACATCTCGGGTGTCGAGGCCACGTACATGGATCCGCAGCAGCGGCTCTTCCTCGAGGAGTCGTGGAAAGCCCTGGAGGACGCCGGCTACGCGGGCTCCGGCACCCGGGGGCGGCGCGTAGGCGTGTACGTCGGCTGCCAGGAGAGCGGCTATGCGCAGCTGTTCGGCGCCGAGGCGCCCCCGCAGTCCATGTGGGGCAACGCGCTCTCGGCGATGCCGGCACGGATCTCGTACCATCTCGACCTCCAGGGCCCGGCGATCGCCGTCGACACCGCCTGCTCCAGTTCGCTCGTCGCCGTCCACCTCGCCTGCCAGGGGCTGTGGGGCGGTGAGACCGAGATGGCCCTGGCGGGCGGCGTCTCCCTGCAGTGCACGCCGCAGTTCTACGTGCTGGCGGGCCGGGCCGGCATGCTCTCCGCGAGCGGCCGCTGCCACGCCTTCGACGACCGGGCCGACGGCTTCGTGCCCGGCGAGGGCGTCGGGGTCCTCGTCCTCAAGCGGCTCGGCGACGCGCTCGCCGACGGCGACCACATCCGGGGCGTCATCAGCGGCTCCGGGATCAACCAGGACGGCGCCTCCAACGGGATCACCGCGCCGAGCGCCGCGTCCCAGGAACGGCTGGAGACCTCGGTCTACGACACCTTCGGCATCCGCCCCGACGGCATCCAGATGATGGAGGCGCACGGCACGGGCACCAAGCTCGGCGACCCGATCGAGTACCGGGCGCTGAAGCAGGCCTTCCGCCGGTACACCGACCGACGCGACTACTGTGCGCTGGGCTCGGTCAAGTCCAACCTCGGCCACACCATCACCGCCGCCGGCGTCGCCGGAGCCATCAAGGTCCTGCTCTCGCTCGAGCACCGGACCATCCCGCCCTCGATCAACTTCGAGCGGGCGAACGCGCACATCGACCTGTCCGACAGTCCCTTCTACGTGAACACGGTCAACCGCCCCTGGGCCGCCGGGAGCGACGGCACACGACGTGCCGCGGTCAGCTCCTTCGGGGTGAGCGGGACCAACGCCCACATCGTGTTCGAGGAGGCCCCGGGCGCGGTCCGCCCCTCCACCGCGACCACCGTACCCACCACGCACCTCGTCACTCTCTCCGCGGCCACCGCCGGGCAACTCGTCGAGCAGGCCGAGCGCCTGATCGACCACTGCGAGCAGCGGCCCGGGCTGGACCCGGGCGACATCGCCTTCACCCTCCTCGTCGGCCGCAGACACCTGGCGCACCGGCTGGCCTGGGTCGTACGCGACAGCGCGGAACTGGTCCGGACCCTGCGCACCTGGCTCGACGGGGAACAGAGCCCCCGCCTGAGCGCCGGCCAGGTCCCCGCGCAGGGGATCGAGGAGCGGGCCGCGCTGCGGAACCTCGGCAACGACTGCCTCCGGCAGGCCGCCACCGACCCGGCATCGCGCACCGAGTCGCTGTCGACCGTCGCGGACCTCTACGTCCAGGGCTACGACCTGGACTACGCCGCCCTCTTCGGCACGGGCCGGCACACCCGCGTACCGCTGCCGACCTACCCGTTCGCCCGGGACCGGTACTGGGTGCCCGAGCAGCGGGTGCTCGCCCCGGCTCGTCCCGGCACGGCAGGGCCGCACCCGCTGCTGCACGAGGACGTCTCGGACTTCGCCGCCCGCCGCTATCGCACACGGTTCACCGGTGAGGAGCACTTCCTCACCGACCACGTGGTCAAGGGACGGAAGGTGCTGCCGGGCGTCGCCTGCCTGGAGATGGCGCGGGCCGCCGCCGCCCTCACCCCGGGAACGTCCGGGCCCGGTGGCGGCGCCGACGCCGTCGCCCTGCGCAACGTGGTGTGGGCGCGGCCCGTGGCCGTGGACGCCGAGCCCGTCACCCTCGTCACGTCCCTCACAGCCAAGGGCCCCGACGAGGCCGACTACGAGATCACCGGCACGCCCGGTCCGGCGTCCGGCGCCGCCCCGGTGGTGCACAGCCAGGGGCAGGTGGTGCGGAGGGCGGTGACGCAGGCGCAGCTCGACCTCCCGGCCCTCCGTGCCGCGTGCGACCAGCTGGAGCTGACCGCGGCCGAGCTGTACCGCGCGTACGAGGCCATCGGATTCCGCTACGGCCCCTCGCACCGGGGCCTGGAGCGGCTGCACATCGGCCGCGGCCAGATCCTCGCCCGCCTCGTCCTGCCCGGCTCGGTCCGTGCGGCTCGCGACGCGTTCGTCCTGCATCCCAGCCTGCTCGACGCGACCCTGCAGGCATCGCTCGGCATCGGTCTCGCGACCGGCGCGGCCGAAGCACTCGACGTGTCCGGCATGAAGCCCTCCCTCCCGTTCGGCCTGGACGAGCTCGAAGTGCTCGGCGGCTGCCCGGAGTCGATGTGGGCCTGGATCCGCTTCGGCGCGGGCTCCCGGGCGGACGGACAGGTCTTCAAGCTCGACATCGACCTCTGCGACGACGGAGGACGGGTCCGCGTCCGGATCCGTGGCATGTCCTACCGCGTCCTCGAGGGCGAGGTCGGCGGGCACGGGCCGGACGCGGTGTCCTGCGTCAGCTTCCTGCCGGTCTGGCGGGAAGCCCCGCCGGGCGGCGACCCGGACGTCGCACCGCAAGAACGCGTCGTGCTGCTGCCCGACCTGCCAGTCCTCGGCGAACTCCTCGCCCGGCGGGATCCGGCGGCGCGGCTGCTGCGGCTGACCTCCGCCGCGCCCGGGATCGCGGAGCGGTTCACCGAGTACACCGTCCAGGCGCTGGACCACCTGCGCCGCCTGATGGCCGAGGGCGTGCGGCACGGGGTCCGCGTCCAGCTCGTCGTCCCCGACGAGGCCGGACTCGCCGCCACCCGCGGCCTGCTCGGGCTGCTGAAGTCGGCGCAGGCGGAGGAGCCGGGGTTGCTGCCGCAGGTGGTGGTCGTCGACCCGGCCGAGACCGCCGAGCGGACGATGTCGCGGCTCGCCGCGGCCCGGCGGCATCCCGACGCGTCCTGCGTGCGATTCCGGGCCGACCGCGTCGAGGTCCTCGGCTGGCGCGAGGGCGGCACGTCCGCGGAGGCCCGCGTGCCCTGGCGCAGTGGCGGGGTCTACCTCGTCACGGGCGGCCTCGGCGGCGTCGGCACCCTCGTCGCACGGGACATGGCCGAGGTGCGCGACGTCACGATCGTCCTGGCGGGCCGCTCACCGCTCGGACCCGAACAGGAGTCCCTCCTGGACGCGCTGCGCGACCGGGGAGCCGACGTCCGCCACGCGCGGGTCGACGTCACCCGGGCCGCCGCCGTGCGCTCCCTGGTGGACGGCATCCTGCGGGAGCACGGCGCCCTGCACGGCATCATCCACGCGGCCGGGGTGCTCCGCGACGGCCTCGTACGCGGCAAGACCGCCGACGACTGCCGCGCGGTCCTCGCACCGAAGGTCGCCGGCCTGGTGAACCTGGACGAGGCGAGCAGGGACGTACCGCTGGACTTCCTGGTGTCGTTCTCCGGCGCGGCGGGGGTGTTCGGCAACGCCGGACAGAGCGACTACGCGGCGGCCAACGCGTTCCTGGACGCCTACACGCACCACCGGCGGCAGCTGGTCGACCGCGGTGAGCGCTCGGGAGCTTCCGTGTCGGTCGACTGGCCGCTGTGGGCCGAGGGCGGGATGCGGGTGGATCCCGGCACCGAGGCGATGATGCGCGAGCGGCTCGGCATGACGCCCATGCCGACCGGCGCGGGCCTGGGCGCCCTGTACGCCGCTCTGGAGGCGCCGCACAGCCAGGTCCTGGTCGTCGCGGGCGACGCCGACCGGATCAGGCGTGCCGTGCTGGGCCGACCGGCGGCGCCCGAGGCGTCCCGGCCCGCACCGCCGCGGTCGGCCGCCCCGGTGGACGGCCCGAGGACGGGCCCGGTGCCGGTGCCGGCTGTCGGCCGGACCCGGCAGGCGACGGGCGGCGCGGCCGACCCGGTGCGCACCGCTGTGGTCGCGTGGCTCCGGCAGACGCTGAGCGAGGTGCTCCAGGTGCCCGGTCACCGGATCGACGCGGCGGCGCCCTTCGAGCAGTTCGGCATCGACTCGGTGCTGGCGCTCTCCCTCACCAACAGGCTGGAGACCGAATTCGGTTCCCTGTCGAAGACGCTCTTCTTCGAGCACCGCAACCTCCACGAGCTGAGCGCCTACTTCCTCCAGGCCCACGCGGACGCGGTCCGGACGGTCGTCGGCGTCCACGGCGAGCCCGACCGGTTCGCCGCGTCCGATGCCGGCGCCGCGGTCACCGTCGTACGGCCCCCGGCACCGGCCGAGGCGCCGTCACCGGCCGAGACCGTGCGGCCCGCGCCCCGGCCCGTGACCCGCGAGGACGCGATCGCCGTGATCGGACTCGCCGGCCGCTACCCCGGCGCGCAGGACCTGGACGAGTTCTGGGAGAACCTGGTCGCGGGACGGGACTGCGTCACGGAAGTGCCCCGGGACCGCTGGAAGCACGACCCCTCCGACGACTCCGACCGGAGCGGGCCCGGCACCCCCGCAGGGTGGGGCGGGTTCCTCGACGGCGCGGCCGACTTCGACGCACCGTTCTTCAACGTCTCACCGCGCGAGGCCGCGATCATGGATCCGCAGACGCGCCTGTTCCTGGAGTGCGTCTGGACCCTGCTGGAGAGTTCCGGTTACACCCGGGACCGACTGCGCGACGCGCACGGCGGCCGGGTCGGCGTCTACGTCGGCGCGATGTACCAGCACTACCAGCTGCTGTCGTCCGACCTCGCGCACGAGTCGATCACGTCGGTGATGAGCCACGGTGCCATCGCCAACCGGGTCTCGCACTTCTTCGATCTGCAGGGTCCGAGCCTCGCGATCGACACCACCTGCTCCTCGTCGCTGGTCGCGATCCACATGGCCTGCGAGGAACTGCGCAGGGGCGGCAGTGACATGGTGATCGCCGGTGGCGTCAACCTCTCCCTGCACCCCAAGAAGTACCTGGGGCTGAGCCTCACCGGCCTCACGGGCAGCGACCCCGGCAGCCGGGCTCTCCTCGACGGGGACGGTTTCGTGCCCGCGGAGGGCGTCGGCGCGGTGCTGCTGAAGCCGCTGTCCAGCGCCCTCCGCGACGGGGACGAGGTCCTCGCCGTCATCCGGTCGAGCGCGACCAACCACAAGGGCCGCACCAGTGGCCCCATGGTGCCGAGCCCGGCCCGGCAGGAGCGGCTGATCGCGGAGAACCTGGAGCGGGCGGGCGTCCACCCGCGCACGATCAGTTGTGCCGAGGTGTCGGCCAACGGTTCCCAGATGGGCGACGCCATCGAATTCGCGGCGCTGCGGGACGCCTTCGGCGCGCGCACCCGCGACGAGCGGTTCTGCGCCATCGGCACGGTCAAGTCCACGCTGGGCAACATGGAGGCGGCCTCGGGCATAGCCCAGCTGAGCAAGGTCGTCCTGCAGCTCGCGCACCGCCGGCTCGTCCCCTTCGCCGGGAAGGGCCGGCTCAACCCGGGGGTCGAGCTCGCGGGCACCGCGTTCTATCTGCCGCAGGAGGCGGAGCCGTGGCAGCGGCCCGTCGTGGACCTCGACGGCGAGGAACGGGAGTACCCGCTGCGGGCGACCGTCAACTCCTTCGGGGCGGGCGGCTCCAACGCCCATCTGGTCGTGGAGGAGTACACGGCGGAGCCCGAGGCCGACGACGCTGTCGTCCCGGCACCCCGGGAGTCCGCCCCCGCGCCGCAGATCGTGGTCCTCTCCGCGCGCACCGAGGACCGGCTGAGGGCCGTCGCGAGCCGGCTGCTGGAGTTCCTGTCCACGCGGGCGGACCTGTCCCTCGAGGACGTCGCCCACACACTCCGCTGCGGGCGCGAGGCCATGCACGTCCGGCTGGCACTGGTGACGGGGAACCTGAAGGGGCTCGCCGCGGGCCTCACCCACTACCTCGACGGTTCCGAGGGGAGCGCCCCCGTACCGCTGTTCACCGGCAATGCGGGGCGGGACGACTCCGACCTCGACCTGCTGCTCGGCGGGCGGGCCGGGGAGGCACTGGTCCGCGAGCTGCTGGCCGAGAACCACCTGGAGAAACTGGCCCTGCTGTGGGCGCGAGGCGGGAAGGTGCCCTGGGAGTCGGTGCGGCATGGCGACCGGACCCCGCGGCTGCTGCGGTCGCTGCCGGGCTACCCCTTCGACCGGAAGCGGTACTGGGTGCCTGCGCCCCAGGGAGGGGACGCCACGACCGCGGTCACCGCTCCGGCGGCGGTCACCCCTCCGCCGTCCGCTGCAACGGCCGGCGGAGCCGCGGACCGGATCACGGCCACCGTCGCCGACTTGCTGGGGATGCGTACGGACGAACTCGACCTCGCGACGCCGCTGGAGGACCTCGGCTTCAGCTCGATCCACGCCACGCAGCTGCTCCAGGCGCTGCGGATCGAGGTCGACCCCCTGGCCGACCTCCGTGCGCTGAGCGAGTGCCGGTCGACCCGGGACCTGGTGCGGCGCTTCGGGTCCGGGGCCGGCGCATCCGGCGGGACCGGACCGGCTCCCGTCGCGCCGGTGCGTATCCCGGAGGTCGTCCACCTCAACGCTGCTCGCGAGGGCCGGCCGGTCTTCTGGTTCCACGGCGGGCTCGGCGGCGTGGAGGTCTACGCGTCGATCACCGACAGCATCGAACGGCCCTTCTACGGGATCCAGGCCCGCGGCTGGATGACGGACAGCGAGCCGCTCCACGGGATTCGGGCGCTGTCGACGCACTACGCGCAGATCATCCGCACGGTCCAGCCCGAGGGGCCCTACGACCTCGGCGGCTACTCGTTCGGCGGCCTGCTGGCCTACGAGGTGACCCGTCGGCTCCAGGAGCAGGGCGGGACGGTCGAGAGCATCGTCATGGTGGACACCTACGACGACAGCGTGGGGGAGGTGACCATGTCGCGCCCCGACATGCTGTTGCAGCAGGTCAACGCCCTGCTGTTCGCCGCGTCCAAGCCGGCTCCGAAGGATTTCGCGGACACGCTGGTGTCCGTCCGCGAGATCGACTGGGGTCAGGACGAGGACGCCCTGCTCGACCGGATGCTCACCCTCGCGCGCCAGCGCGGGCTGAGGGGGGACCCGCGGACGCTGCGCACCCGCGTGCTGCGCAATCTGGCAGTTCAGGAGGCCTACGGACTGCTGGACTACGACATCGCGCCGCTTCCCCGGCCGGAGTCGGTCGCCTGTTTCTACTTCCGCAACCGAAGCGGCCTGTTCTACGGGGAGATGGAGCCGCTGTTCTCCACGCAGGAGGACGGCGCGGTCCTGGACAACGCCGTCTACTGGGCGCAGTGGCAGCGGCACCTGCCGAACTTCCACCAGATCGACGTGGACTCGGCCAACCACTTCGTGATGCTCGGCGACCCGGCGGCGCTCACCACGGTGCGGTCGTTCTGCAAGCTGCTCTACTCCGGCGAGCGCGGCAGGCGCCTCCCCGTGGCGAAGGCGTGGGTCACACGCCACCAGAAGGCGAGGGACACGAAGTGA
- a CDS encoding nitronate monooxygenase — MSAAGERDEDAPERLGDASFRRDFGVDYAYLAGSMYRGIASKELVVAMGRAGFMGFLGAAGLNPERVTDDIAHIRRHLEPHRPFGVNLLCDLRHPARETANVEMLLAQGVRVIEASAFIKVTPALVLFHLSGLRSRPDGGVARDTRIVAKVSRPEVAREFMSPAPEAVVERLVAEGRVTREQAALARGVPVAQDLTVEADSGATPTGGCRPCCCRRCRACGCA, encoded by the coding sequence GTGAGTGCGGCGGGAGAACGCGACGAGGACGCGCCGGAGCGGCTCGGCGATGCTTCCTTCCGCCGGGACTTCGGCGTCGACTACGCCTATCTGGCGGGGTCGATGTACCGGGGTATCGCCTCGAAGGAGTTGGTGGTCGCCATGGGGCGGGCGGGCTTCATGGGATTCCTGGGAGCCGCCGGCCTGAACCCCGAGCGGGTGACGGACGACATCGCCCACATCCGGCGGCACCTGGAGCCCCACCGGCCCTTCGGGGTCAATCTGCTGTGCGACCTCCGGCACCCGGCACGGGAGACGGCCAACGTCGAGATGCTGCTCGCCCAGGGTGTGCGCGTCATCGAGGCGTCGGCCTTCATCAAGGTCACCCCGGCCCTGGTCCTGTTCCATCTGTCGGGGTTGCGCTCCCGGCCGGACGGGGGGGTCGCCCGTGACACACGGATCGTCGCCAAGGTCTCGCGGCCCGAGGTGGCGCGCGAGTTCATGAGCCCCGCGCCGGAGGCCGTCGTCGAGCGGCTGGTGGCCGAGGGCCGGGTCACCCGCGAGCAGGCCGCGCTGGCCCGCGGGGTTCCGGTGGCGCAGGACCTCACCGTGGAAGCCGATTCGGGGGCCACACCGACCGGGGGGTGTCGACCGTGCTGCTGCCGTCGATGCAGAGCCTGCGGCTGCGCATGA
- the fabD gene encoding ACP S-malonyltransferase, with the protein MRTYIFPGQGAQRKGMGSSLFDEFEDLTRSADEILGYSVMDLCLEDPDGLLDRTQYTQPAMYVVNALSYYRKLRETGQVPDFVAGHSLGEYNALLAAEVFDFETGLRLVRKRGELMGRASGGGMAAVLNASESEIRTILAENGLDSVDLANFNTPSQTVISGRAEDIEAAKPLFQTGNHLFMPLRTSGAFHSRYMEPARVEFEEFLAGVTFSKPRIPVISNVTARAYEDHLVKENLTQQMVHAVRWSDSMEHLLENPGMEFEEIGHGNVLTKLLEKIRREIKNAGKVRPGSPKKTTESAGEVVRKWNERYAVGSRFRSTAGSYGELETATEATVLFGHRAAVYMQGYRGYFDLRELEPVPAAQ; encoded by the coding sequence ATGAGGACCTACATCTTCCCCGGACAGGGGGCGCAGCGGAAAGGGATGGGTTCTTCTCTTTTCGATGAATTCGAGGATCTGACCCGCTCGGCCGACGAGATCCTGGGCTACTCCGTCATGGACCTCTGCCTGGAGGACCCTGACGGACTGCTCGACCGGACGCAGTACACGCAGCCCGCGATGTATGTCGTCAACGCCCTGTCCTACTACCGCAAGCTCCGGGAGACCGGGCAGGTTCCCGACTTCGTCGCAGGTCACAGCCTCGGCGAATACAACGCGTTACTGGCGGCCGAGGTGTTCGACTTCGAGACCGGCCTGCGGTTGGTGCGCAAGCGCGGAGAGCTGATGGGCCGGGCGTCGGGCGGCGGGATGGCAGCCGTGCTGAACGCCTCGGAGTCGGAGATCCGGACGATCCTCGCGGAGAACGGACTCGACTCCGTTGATCTGGCGAACTTCAACACGCCGTCGCAGACGGTGATTTCCGGCCGGGCCGAGGACATCGAAGCCGCGAAGCCGCTGTTCCAGACCGGAAACCACCTGTTCATGCCGCTGCGGACGAGCGGGGCCTTCCATTCCCGGTACATGGAGCCGGCCCGCGTGGAGTTCGAGGAGTTCCTCGCCGGAGTGACCTTCTCGAAGCCGCGCATACCGGTCATCTCCAATGTGACCGCGCGGGCCTATGAGGATCACCTCGTCAAGGAGAACCTGACCCAGCAGATGGTGCACGCCGTACGGTGGTCCGACTCCATGGAGCACCTCCTCGAAAATCCCGGCATGGAGTTCGAGGAGATCGGTCACGGTAATGTGCTGACGAAATTGCTTGAGAAGATCCGCCGCGAAATCAAAAACGCCGGGAAAGTGCGACCCGGAAGCCCGAAGAAGACGACCGAAAGCGCCGGGGAGGTGGTCCGGAAATGGAATGAGCGGTATGCGGTTGGTTCCCGATTCCGGTCCACCGCAGGAAGCTACGGAGAACTCGAGACCGCTACGGAGGCAACCGTCCTCTTCGGACACCGGGCGGCCGTCTACATGCAGGGATATCGCGGGTACTTCGATCTCCGGGAACTGGAGCCGGTACCGGCAGCGCAGTGA